The genomic window acaaatatcaaagacttcactcatatgacgactttaagacacagatgaACCCAagggaaaggaggcaaaaataatataaaaacagggagggagacaaaacataaaagacttataaatatgaagaacaaacagagggttcctgaagggggtgtgggaggagggatgggctaaatgggaaagggacactaaggaatctactcctgaaatcattattgcactactAATCATtagtatgctaactaatttggatgtgaatttaaaaaaataaaaaataaaacaagctaaaattaaaaaaaaaaaaaaaaaaagaacttatttcCTTGACTGAAATCCCAGGAACAGACCCCATCAGCAATAGGAATCCTTGATTCCACAACTTCCCATGTGGATCTGTGACAAAGGCAATGTTTCCAATAAGTGCAAGACTTTAAGTCAAAGTGACAAATGTTGATGGCCTATTGGCAAACAGgtgggagacaagagagagaaaactctgGGCCTTTAGAGAAGTGCTCTAAGTGTCATTGAGTATTGCGTATCATTtataagaaaacttttaaaaattaggtgaaAATATGAGACAGAAACATCAGAAGGAATCAACATTTGCAATTTCTAAATGCATggaatttcaggagaaaaaaatgacagggaCTTTTACCTGGGACACCAGCCTTACTGTAATAGGTCAACTTATAAGATATCAGAAAGTTTATTGTATATAAGTTTGgcttaaactcacctttcatgaataattgagataaaagGCTTATGTAGTTCCCTATTAGGGTTATCAGAAATTACCAACCACCCTATCTCGCTTCTGTGACCTCGCCTGCTTGCTAAATAGATAACTTAGGATGCAAAACGCTCCCCCACACCTTCTACCAAGATCTGGCCTAGGCAAGACCAACATATAAAAAGTCACCTACTCACTGCCCCAAGGTATCTCAGGTGGCTAACTatgattggtcattttaaaccctcttaGGACAAAGACCTTTAAACTGATAGGTTCCCACCAAAACTAATGTCTGTGTGTCACAATATAATTGGCTACCATGAAATGTTGTAAATTGTAATTGGTTAACCAAATAATGATGtattctgacttgctaaaatccatataagCTCACTGCTACCTTTGTTCGGGGCCATTCTCTGCatttttctccttaagatcaggagaTCAGGTTTGGCCTGGccgtgaataaaatcttgcctcaCTTCTATTCAGCGTCTGGGGGTTTTTTCGACAGCACCCTCTTTCATTACCTGAGAACTGGCCATTTCTTCTTTCACCTTAACTCCTAGATTCCTTTCTCAGAAGGTATTTGTGGAGAAATCACAGCTGCATCAGGAGAAAATGCCTTCAAAGCCACCAGCTGActctcctcacctgtaaagtgcTCACCTGCAGACGGGACATTGAAATGCAGAAAACGCCCAACTTCCTAGTCCTTTGTGTCCTGAGCTTTTCAGAAACTGTAAGTCCCTACTTGGAGAACAATGCCTGAGTTTTCCTTCTCTACTTTCAGGGGGCTCCCTTCCACAGAAGTTCACAAATTCAACTAAAGTATAGGAATAGTGTGCTGCATGGACCTGAAGCTCCCAGACTCAAGTAGAGGAGACCCTGCCTGTTACCACTCCTTGGGCCAACGCCTGCACTCAACTCTCACAAATTAATGGGAAGTCTTCCTGCTTAACCCTGGCCTCACTTAGAATCACCCGGAGGActtaattaaaacaacagtgttgTTTCCACCCAACAAGTTGAGGGAATCTGAGGAGGATGGCAGCAGCAATGATCCTTCTTAGAACTCCACACGTGATAGATCCTATGGGGGAGCATTTGGGGAAGTGACCAAGCAAAGCACAGTAACCGTGGCTATGGTTGTTGTCCAGATTTACATCCATGCCTTCTCCACTGATCAGTTTCTGGAGATTTgcacattctccctctttcctttacaCAGAAAGAAACACCCTTAAATGGAGTTTTTCCTCATGCTTGCAATGTGTCTTACATAAGAAACTTATACTGGGTTTCTAgctttttttggtctgttttttcctcaaaataacaatgttgggggcacctgggtggctcagtcggttaagcatctgccgcctttggcttaagtcatgatctcagggttcacgggttcaagccccacatcaggctctgtgctgatagcccagaacatggagactgcttcatattccgtgtctccctctctctctctctgcccctcacccactggtgctgtctctctctcataaataaatatttttttaaaaaaatttaaataacaagacATATTTTTGGCTGACAAACTGCACCCCTtcagtatgaattctgtgataaTGAGTAAAGGTTGAAGAGTGATTAAAGACCTTACTACATTCTTTACATTGTTAAGGTTTCTGTAAAGTAGAAATTTTGTGATGTCAGGTAAGATGTCAAGGGTCCATTAAAGACCCGGTCACCTTCTTTACATTTGTAACGTTTCAatccagtatgaattctgtgatgtttaATCAGGTGTGATTGTTGGCTAAAGGCCTTGTCACATTgtttacattggtaaggtttctctccagtatggattctGTGATATCAAGTAAGGTTTGAGTGCTGggtaaaggccttgccacattccttacatttgtaaggtttctctccagtatgaattctgtgatgttcaGTAAGAGGTGAGTGTTGGGTAAGGGCCATAccacatattttatgtatgtaaggATTCTCTCCTGTATGGATTTTCCCATGTCCATTGAGTGATGAGCCATACTTAAAAGTTTTACCACATTCTTCACATTTGTAAGGTCTCTCTCCAGTATGCATTTGCTGATGTTGAATTAGTGTTGAGTGCCAGTTGAAGGCTTTGCCACATTCCTTACAAATGTAACCTTTCTGTCCATCAAGGATTATTGTGTT from Panthera tigris isolate Pti1 chromosome E2, P.tigris_Pti1_mat1.1, whole genome shotgun sequence includes these protein-coding regions:
- the LOC122234242 gene encoding LOW QUALITY PROTEIN: zinc finger protein 253-like (The sequence of the model RefSeq protein was modified relative to this genomic sequence to represent the inferred CDS: substituted 2 bases at 2 genomic stop codons), which codes for MFSQSSTLNINTIILDGQKGYICKECGKAFNWHSTLIQHQQMHTGERPYKCEECGKTFKYGSSLNGHGKIHTGENPYIHKICGMALTQHSPLTEHHRIHTGEKPYKCKECGKAFTQHSNLTXYHRIHTGEKPYQCKQCDKAFSQQSHLIKHHRIHTGLKRYKCKEGDRSFMFLLTFFSHHRVYTGEKPYKCKECGKVYTWSXCLHGYQIIHTGKKPWKPHLLAPVEAPAGKASQDGKGNSPPLPPAIGIALKEQDPTSLTTMQ